One Kitasatospora sp. NBC_01287 DNA window includes the following coding sequences:
- a CDS encoding acyl-CoA thioesterase II produces the protein MADAPVRDHQTDEDRDRPTGVRVGSFLDLLRIEELDEDLYRGQCHAGAPLRAFGGQVAAQALIAGGRTLPAGRAVHSLHGYFLRPGDPTRPILYQVERIRDGHSYATRRVTAVQRGEAIFTLSASVKRPERSSERQRTMPPVPGPEELPDPIPGWAQADPEDFDQAAGFHSLDIRFIPPGAPGMPAETEGVPQQFVWLRTGSPLPADDDLLHVCALTYLSDLTLAATTALHLQPHRFQRSEPPLITLASLDHAMWFHRPFRADEWLLFAQRSPSASDGRGLALGEFYSRDGLLVASAVQETLVRERRPAPRGTA, from the coding sequence CCTGCTGCGGATCGAGGAGTTGGACGAGGACCTGTACCGGGGCCAGTGCCACGCCGGCGCGCCGCTGCGCGCCTTCGGCGGCCAGGTGGCGGCCCAGGCGCTGATCGCGGGCGGTCGCACGCTGCCCGCCGGGCGCGCGGTGCACTCGCTGCACGGCTACTTCCTGAGACCCGGCGATCCGACCAGACCGATCCTCTACCAGGTGGAGCGGATCCGGGACGGCCACTCCTACGCCACCCGCCGGGTGACCGCCGTGCAGCGCGGCGAGGCGATCTTCACCCTCTCCGCCTCGGTCAAGCGGCCCGAGCGGTCCAGCGAGCGCCAGCGCACCATGCCGCCGGTGCCCGGCCCGGAGGAGTTGCCCGACCCGATCCCGGGCTGGGCCCAGGCCGACCCGGAGGACTTCGACCAGGCGGCCGGCTTCCACTCGCTGGACATCCGCTTCATCCCACCGGGCGCCCCCGGCATGCCGGCCGAGACAGAAGGCGTGCCGCAGCAGTTCGTCTGGCTGCGCACCGGCTCGCCGCTGCCGGCCGACGACGACCTGCTGCACGTCTGCGCGCTGACCTACCTCTCCGATCTGACGCTGGCCGCCACCACCGCGCTGCACCTGCAGCCGCACCGGTTCCAGCGCAGCGAGCCGCCGCTGATCACGCTGGCCTCGCTGGACCACGCGATGTGGTTCCACCGCCCGTTCCGGGCGGACGAGTGGCTGCTCTTCGCCCAGCGCAGCCCGTCGGCCTCGGACGGGCGGGGGCTGGCGCTGGGCGAGTTCTACAGCCGGGACGGGCTGCTGGTCGCCTCCGCGGTGCAGGAGACCCTGGTGCGCGAGCGCCGCCCGGCACCACGCGGCACGGCCTGA
- a CDS encoding DUF4180 domain-containing protein, which yields MTIELLHETPVLVCAPDGDPLSSVADALGLIGEAGYGEASWVAVPVQRWPEEFFRLRSGLAGEVLQKFAQYRVNLAVVGDISRWTEESSALRDFVRECDRGRQCWFVADLAELGERLGERLGDQPNGS from the coding sequence ATGACGATCGAGCTTCTGCACGAGACCCCGGTGCTGGTCTGCGCCCCCGACGGTGACCCGCTGAGCAGTGTCGCGGACGCCCTCGGGCTGATCGGTGAGGCCGGGTACGGGGAGGCGAGCTGGGTGGCCGTGCCGGTGCAGCGGTGGCCGGAGGAGTTCTTCCGACTGCGCAGCGGCCTGGCCGGCGAGGTGCTGCAGAAGTTCGCCCAGTACCGGGTCAACCTGGCCGTGGTCGGCGACATCTCCCGCTGGACCGAGGAGAGTTCGGCGCTGCGGGATTTCGTGCGCGAGTGCGACCGCGGTCGGCAGTGCTGGTTCGTGGCTGACCTGGCGGAGTTGGGCGAGCGGCTGGGCGAGCGGCTGGGCGATCAGCCGAACGGGAGCTGA